One window of Fusobacterium polymorphum genomic DNA carries:
- a CDS encoding ABC transporter substrate-binding protein translates to MKKKLLTTLLGASLFLAACGGEKAADKPATTEAETIKIGAIGPLTGPVAIYGISATNGLKLAIDEINANGGILGKQVELNLLDEKGDSTEAVNAYNKLVDWGMVALVGDITSKPTVAVAEVAAQDGIPMITPTGTQLNITEAGSNVFRVCFTDPYQGEVLAKFAKEKLGAKTVAIMSNNSSDYSDGVANAFVAEAEKQGVQVVAREGYSDGDKDFRAQLTKIAQQNPDVLFIPDYYEQDGLIAIQAREVGLKSVIVGSDGWDGVVKTVDPSSYAAIEDVYFANHYSTKDSNEKIQNFIKNYKEKYNDEPSAFSALSYDTAYLLKAAIEKAGTTDKEAVTKAIKEIQFEGITGQLTFDEKNNPVKSITVIRIVNGDYTFDSVVSK, encoded by the coding sequence ATGAAGAAAAAATTATTAACTACATTATTAGGTGCTTCACTTTTTTTAGCAGCTTGTGGAGGAGAAAAAGCAGCAGATAAACCAGCAACAACAGAAGCTGAAACAATAAAAATTGGAGCTATTGGACCATTAACTGGACCAGTTGCAATCTATGGAATATCAGCAACTAATGGATTAAAATTAGCTATTGATGAAATAAATGCAAATGGTGGTATACTTGGAAAACAAGTTGAATTAAATCTTTTAGATGAAAAAGGAGATTCAACAGAAGCAGTAAATGCTTATAATAAATTAGTTGATTGGGGAATGGTTGCATTAGTTGGAGATATTACTTCAAAACCAACTGTTGCAGTTGCAGAAGTTGCAGCACAAGATGGAATCCCAATGATAACACCTACTGGAACACAACTAAATATTACAGAAGCAGGTTCTAATGTATTTAGAGTATGTTTTACAGATCCATATCAAGGAGAAGTTTTAGCAAAATTTGCAAAAGAAAAATTAGGAGCAAAGACAGTGGCTATTATGTCTAATAACTCAAGTGATTATTCAGATGGAGTTGCTAATGCTTTTGTAGCAGAAGCTGAAAAACAAGGAGTTCAAGTTGTAGCAAGAGAAGGATATTCAGATGGAGATAAAGATTTCAGAGCTCAACTTACAAAAATTGCTCAACAAAATCCAGATGTATTATTTATACCTGATTACTATGAACAAGATGGATTAATTGCTATACAAGCAAGAGAAGTTGGATTAAAATCAGTTATAGTTGGTTCTGATGGTTGGGATGGAGTTGTTAAAACAGTAGATCCATCTTCTTATGCAGCAATAGAAGATGTATACTTTGCTAACCATTATTCAACAAAGGATAGTAATGAAAAAATTCAAAACTTTATTAAAAATTATAAAGAAAAATATAATGATGAACCTTCTGCATTCTCTGCTTTAAGTTATGATACAGCTTATCTTTTAAAAGCAGCAATAGAAAAAGCAGGAACAACTGATAAAGAAGCAGTAACTAAAGCTATAAAAGAAATTCAATTTGAAGGTATTACAGGACAATTAACTTTTGATGAAAAGAATAACCCTGTAAAGAGTATAACTGTGATTAGAATAGTAAATGGAGATTATACATTTGATTCGGTAGTATCAAAATAA
- a CDS encoding AAA family ATPase produces MQRLINRIDNGMIKVITGIRRSGKSYLVFKIFKSYLLNNLTDKQHIIEFENVYDFLLNDNSLEF; encoded by the coding sequence TTGCAAAGGTTAATAAATCGTATAGATAATGGAATGATTAAAGTTATAACTGGAATCAGAAGAAGTGGAAAATCTTATTTAGTTTTTAAAATTTTTAAATCTTATTTGTTAAATAATCTTACAGATAAGCAACATATTATTGAATTTGAAAATGTATATGATTTTTTATTAAATGATAATAGTTTGGAATTTTAA
- a CDS encoding SDR family NAD(P)-dependent oxidoreductase, which produces MEENCVKGKIAFISGASSGIGKATAEKLAQMGVNLILCARRENILNELKENLEKQYGVKVKNLVFDVRNYNDVLKNINSLDDEWKKIDILVNNAGLAVGLEKIYQYDMEDVDRMVDTNIKGFTYIANTILPLMIATDKVCTVVNIGSVAGEIAYPNGSIYCATKFAVKAISDAMRSELIDKKIKVTNIKPGLVDTEFSLIRFKGDKTKADNVYKGIEPLYAEDIADTIAYVVNLPEKIQITDLTVTPLHQANAIHIYKEK; this is translated from the coding sequence ATGGAAGAAAATTGTGTTAAAGGAAAGATTGCATTTATTTCAGGAGCAAGTAGTGGAATAGGAAAAGCTACAGCAGAAAAGTTAGCACAGATGGGAGTTAATTTGATTTTATGTGCTAGAAGAGAAAATATTTTAAACGAATTAAAAGAAAATCTTGAAAAGCAATATGGAGTAAAAGTTAAAAATTTAGTTTTTGATGTAAGAAACTATAATGATGTTTTAAAAAATATAAATTCATTAGATGATGAATGGAAAAAAATTGATATATTAGTTAACAATGCAGGACTTGCTGTTGGACTTGAAAAAATCTATCAATATGATATGGAAGATGTTGATAGAATGGTTGATACTAATATAAAAGGTTTTACATATATTGCAAATACTATTCTTCCACTTATGATAGCAACAGATAAAGTTTGTACAGTAGTTAATATAGGTTCTGTTGCAGGAGAAATAGCATATCCAAATGGAAGTATATATTGTGCAACAAAATTTGCTGTGAAAGCAATAAGTGATGCAATGAGATCAGAGCTTATAGATAAGAAAATAAAAGTTACTAATATCAAGCCTGGACTTGTAGATACAGAATTTAGTTTAATAAGATTTAAAGGAGATAAAACAAAGGCTGATAATGTATATAAAGGAATAGAACCATTATATGCAGAAGATATAGCAGACACAATAGCTTATGTTGTAAATCTACCAGAAAAAATTCAAATTACAGATTTAACTGTAACTCCATTACATCAAGCTAATGCTATACATATTTATAAAGAAAAATAG
- a CDS encoding tetratricopeptide repeat protein: MKDELLKKIEDLYDLDKHQEIIDMIEALPAEQLNNELIGQLGRAYNNIQNYEKAIEILKSIEIEEGNTMRWNYRIGYSYYYLDDYENAEKCFLKAHEIDPEDEEIKNYLLNIYIELSKQISDKDDSQETQDKAVEYALKSKEYITTNDDRIQCDSYLAYLYDKIGACDLAEELLKSVISAGRDDAWVHSELGYCLSELNKLEEALEHYFRAKELGRNDSWIYSQIGWTYRLLGKYQEALEAHFKAQELGQDDIWLNVEIGLCYKELEKYEEAIKYYLIANKKAKDKNVWLLSDMAWVYGVIGNYDEELKYLEKAKKLGRDDSWIYAEYGKVYYKLEQYEKGLEFFAKAQELGQNDAWINVQIARCYKDLEKNEDALKAYLKAEEFEENDGWLLSEIAWLYDGMGKYKEGLKYLKRVEKLGRDDCWFNTEYGFCLMRMKKYDKAIEKFKHALELKEELNEEIYLNCQIGFCYRILEKYEEALKYHLKGQELGRNDDWINIEIGLCYKELENYEKALEHYLVAYEQDKEDTWLLSDIGWIYNELEKYEDGLQFLLKSQELGRNDSWIYAEIGQCLGRLGKYEEGIEKLKKALEILDKDKTNENTQERIFINSEIGWLYGKIEGSDPNEALHYLYAARDLGRDDQWLNAEIGWELGYNDKDKDEEAIKYFERSIELGRDDEWVWARVANIYFDLEKYEEALKAYTRAYELEGSYKEGKDSLYICSIGRILRRLGRYEEAVEKLLESRRLSLEEGDGVDLEDIELAHCYAVLGDKEKAEEHMKLALDALGTYAEEEHLKKQFDEIKEMINVLSKPS, translated from the coding sequence ATGAAAGATGAGTTATTAAAAAAAATTGAAGATTTATATGATTTAGACAAACACCAAGAAATAATAGATATGATAGAAGCACTTCCAGCAGAACAACTAAATAATGAATTAATAGGACAATTAGGGAGAGCATACAATAATATTCAAAATTACGAAAAAGCAATAGAAATTTTAAAAAGCATAGAAATAGAAGAAGGAAACACTATGCGTTGGAATTATAGAATAGGATATTCTTATTATTATTTAGATGATTATGAAAATGCAGAAAAATGCTTTTTAAAAGCTCATGAAATAGATCCAGAAGATGAAGAAATTAAAAACTATTTATTGAATATCTATATAGAGTTATCAAAGCAAATAAGTGATAAAGATGATAGCCAAGAAACTCAAGATAAGGCAGTAGAATATGCATTAAAATCAAAGGAATATATAACAACAAATGATGATAGAATACAATGTGATTCATATCTAGCTTATTTATATGATAAAATAGGAGCTTGTGATTTAGCAGAAGAGCTTTTAAAATCTGTTATAAGTGCAGGTAGAGATGATGCATGGGTACATTCTGAATTAGGATATTGCTTATCTGAATTAAATAAGCTTGAAGAAGCTTTAGAACATTATTTTAGAGCTAAGGAACTTGGTAGAAATGATAGTTGGATATATTCACAAATTGGGTGGACATATAGGCTTCTAGGAAAATATCAAGAAGCATTAGAAGCTCATTTTAAAGCACAGGAATTAGGACAAGATGATATTTGGCTTAATGTTGAGATAGGACTTTGTTACAAAGAATTAGAAAAATATGAAGAAGCTATAAAATATTATCTAATTGCAAATAAAAAAGCTAAAGATAAAAATGTTTGGTTACTATCAGACATGGCTTGGGTATATGGAGTTATAGGAAACTATGATGAGGAATTAAAATATTTAGAAAAAGCTAAGAAACTTGGAAGAGATGATAGTTGGATATATGCAGAGTATGGAAAAGTTTACTATAAGTTAGAACAATATGAAAAAGGTCTAGAATTTTTTGCTAAAGCACAGGAGTTAGGACAAAATGATGCATGGATCAATGTACAAATAGCAAGATGTTATAAAGATTTAGAAAAAAATGAAGATGCTTTAAAAGCCTATTTAAAAGCAGAAGAATTTGAAGAAAATGATGGCTGGTTATTATCAGAAATAGCTTGGCTTTATGATGGAATGGGTAAATATAAAGAAGGTTTAAAATATCTTAAAAGAGTTGAAAAATTAGGAAGAGATGATTGTTGGTTTAACACTGAATACGGTTTCTGTTTAATGAGAATGAAAAAATATGATAAAGCCATAGAAAAATTTAAACATGCTTTAGAATTAAAGGAAGAACTTAATGAAGAGATTTATTTAAATTGTCAAATTGGTTTCTGTTATCGTATTTTAGAAAAATATGAAGAGGCATTAAAATATCATTTAAAAGGGCAAGAATTAGGTAGAAATGATGATTGGATAAATATAGAAATTGGACTATGTTATAAAGAATTAGAAAATTATGAAAAAGCACTTGAACATTATTTAGTAGCTTATGAACAAGATAAAGAAGATACATGGTTACTATCAGACATTGGTTGGATTTATAATGAACTTGAAAAATATGAAGATGGTTTACAATTTTTATTAAAGTCTCAAGAATTAGGTAGAAATGATAGTTGGATATATGCTGAAATTGGACAATGTTTAGGAAGATTAGGTAAGTATGAAGAAGGTATAGAAAAACTAAAAAAAGCTTTAGAAATACTAGATAAAGATAAAACTAATGAAAATACACAAGAAAGAATTTTTATAAATTCTGAAATAGGCTGGCTTTATGGGAAAATAGAAGGTTCAGATCCTAATGAAGCTTTACACTATCTATATGCAGCAAGAGATTTAGGTAGAGATGACCAATGGCTTAATGCAGAAATAGGTTGGGAATTGGGATATAATGATAAAGACAAAGATGAGGAAGCTATAAAATATTTTGAAAGATCCATTGAATTGGGTAGAGATGATGAATGGGTTTGGGCAAGAGTTGCTAATATTTATTTTGATTTAGAAAAATATGAAGAAGCTTTAAAAGCATACACTAGAGCTTATGAACTTGAAGGTTCATATAAAGAAGGAAAAGATAGTCTGTATATATGTAGTATAGGAAGAATTTTAAGAAGACTTGGAAGATATGAAGAAGCAGTTGAAAAGCTTTTGGAATCAAGAAGATTATCTCTTGAAGAAGGAGATGGAGTAGACTTAGAAGATATAGAACTTGCTCACTGTTATGCTGTTCTTGGAGATAAGGAAAAGGCAGAAGAACATATGAAATTAGCACTTGATGCCTTAGGAACTTATGCAGAAGAAGAACATTTGAAGAAACAATTTGATGAAATTAAAGAGATGATAAATGTTTTATCAAAACCATCATAA
- a CDS encoding ABC transporter ATP-binding protein: MKLLRTYIKENIGTSLLGAIFLTLNTFATLAIPFQVSNMINHGIIKKNIDMVYSTSIKMIAILIFGTVTGIIANHYIALFAARFAKQNRKMLMRNIETLTLDQVSDFGVASLVTRVANDNNNAQQLIVAFFQMILPSPIMAIISIFLTIQLSPSLALIPLFTILIFAFAITLTLFKSLPYILKVQKKLDRMVLILRERFIGAKIIRAFDNSKKERDKFNDIAQDYTDNYITINKKFALLSPMAFSLMSVIITLIIFFGARKVLNNTLEIGSITAIVEYSLTTIAALIMSSMVLVQMPKAVVSIDRIEEVLAVTSEIKDKEGLKDNSYYEDILKQNPISLTFDNVCFRYKGAEKQILKNISFSIKAGERFAIVGATGSGKSTIAKVLLRLNDIEDGKILINNYNSLDLPLTCLRNQISYIPQKAYIFSGTIKDNFRFANKNMTDEEMVKIAKIAQSYDFIDSLPDKFDSFVAQGGTNFSGGQKQRLSIARALSKDSNIYLFDDSFSALDYATDAKLRKELKTFLKDKITIIIAQRLNTIADADKIIVLKDGEITGMGTHEELLKNNHEYIELAKSQGILE, translated from the coding sequence ATGAAACTTTTAAGAACCTATATAAAAGAAAATATAGGAACTTCATTGCTTGGTGCAATATTTTTAACTTTAAATACTTTTGCAACTCTGGCAATACCTTTTCAAGTATCAAATATGATAAATCATGGAATAATCAAAAAAAATATTGATATGGTATATTCAACAAGTATAAAAATGATAGCTATTTTAATTTTTGGTACTGTTACAGGAATTATTGCTAACCACTATATTGCACTTTTTGCTGCTCGTTTTGCAAAACAAAATAGAAAAATGTTAATGAGAAATATTGAAACTTTAACACTTGACCAAGTAAGTGATTTTGGAGTGGCTTCTTTGGTAACTCGTGTTGCAAATGACAATAATAACGCTCAACAACTTATAGTTGCATTTTTTCAGATGATATTACCAAGTCCAATAATGGCTATAATCTCTATATTTTTAACTATACAGTTATCACCTAGTTTGGCTTTAATACCATTATTTACTATTTTAATTTTTGCTTTTGCAATAACTTTGACTTTATTTAAATCTCTACCTTATATTTTAAAAGTACAAAAGAAATTGGATAGAATGGTTTTGATATTAAGAGAAAGATTTATTGGAGCAAAAATTATTAGAGCCTTTGATAATTCTAAAAAAGAAAGAGATAAATTTAATGATATAGCTCAAGATTACACTGATAACTATATCACTATTAATAAAAAGTTTGCTCTACTTTCACCTATGGCTTTTTCACTTATGTCAGTTATTATTACCCTTATAATTTTCTTTGGGGCTAGAAAAGTTTTAAATAATACCTTAGAAATTGGTTCTATAACTGCCATTGTTGAATACTCTTTAACAACTATAGCTGCACTTATTATGTCATCTATGGTTTTAGTACAAATGCCAAAAGCTGTTGTTTCAATAGATAGAATAGAAGAAGTTTTAGCTGTTACAAGTGAAATAAAAGATAAAGAAGGACTAAAAGATAATTCTTATTATGAAGATATTTTAAAGCAAAATCCTATATCTTTAACTTTTGATAATGTATGTTTTAGATATAAGGGAGCTGAAAAACAAATTTTAAAAAATATTTCATTCTCTATAAAGGCTGGAGAAAGATTTGCCATAGTTGGAGCAACTGGTTCTGGTAAATCTACAATAGCAAAGGTTTTACTTAGATTAAATGATATAGAAGATGGAAAAATTTTAATAAACAACTATAATTCTTTAGATTTACCTTTAACTTGTCTAAGAAACCAAATTAGTTATATTCCACAAAAAGCATATATATTTAGTGGAACTATAAAAGATAATTTTAGATTTGCCAATAAAAATATGACTGATGAAGAAATGGTAAAGATTGCAAAAATTGCTCAATCTTATGATTTTATTGATTCTTTACCTGATAAGTTTGATTCCTTTGTTGCACAAGGAGGAACTAATTTCTCTGGTGGGCAAAAACAGAGATTATCTATCGCAAGAGCTCTTTCAAAAGATTCAAATATCTATTTATTTGATGATAGTTTTTCTGCTCTTGACTATGCAACTGATGCTAAACTTCGTAAAGAATTAAAAACATTCTTAAAAGATAAGATTACAATTATTATTGCTCAAAGATTAAATACTATTGCTGATGCTGATAAAATAATTGTATTAAAAGATGGAGAAATAACAGGAATGGGAACTCATGAAGAGTTACTAAAAAATAATCATGAATATATTGAACTTGCAAAATCACAAGGAATTTTAGAATAA